A window of Trichoderma atroviride chromosome 3, complete sequence contains these coding sequences:
- a CDS encoding uncharacterized protein (EggNog:ENOG41~SECRETED:SignalP(1-17)) encodes MARLISFLAILPALVSAAAINTTCVTESSCRCLPSDPCWPSKSEWTAFNKTVGGRLIATVPIGSVCHDSAFGSYNAQKCDALKSVWDYPATHIASSSDPMAPFFANVSCDPFTAPSARCIVGTLVQYSVNASSSSDYLATIKFAQQNNIRLVIRNTGHDYYGKSSGTGGLALWTHFLKDISLVNYKQSYYTGKALKVGAGVQNSEALAFAHKNGLIVVTGDGGSVGYAGGYSQGGGHGPVASKFGMAADQVLEWEVITSTGQHLVATPSQNTDLYWALSGGGGGTYAAVLSMTVRAFADMPSSAANLTITNQGISDDAFYAAVQTFLTTLPSIVDTGATVVYLLAYGLFLVQPINAPGVSKAQLQTLLNPTLSYLQKQNIPYDFHIDQFSTFLDSFNAYNPPP; translated from the exons ATGGCTCGGctcatctctttcttggccatcCTGCCGGCTTTGGTATCTGCAGCTGCCATCAACACGACTTGTGTCACTGAGTCGAGTTGCCGCTGCTTACCGTCAGATCCGTGCTGGCCATCCAAATCAGAATGGACTGCCTTCAATAAAACGGTAGGAGGCCGACTTATAGCCACAGTCCCCATCGGTAGCGTCTGCCATGACTCTGCTTTTGGCTCCTACAACGCTCAAAAGTGCGACGCCTTGAAGTCCGTGTGGGACTATCCCGCCACGCACATCGCGTCCTCCTCCGATCCCATGGCGCCGTTCTTCGCCAACGTCAGCTGTGATCCTTTCACGGCGCCTAGTGCGAGATGCATCGTCGGCACCCTTGTCCAGTACAGCGTCaatgccagctccagctccgacTATCTGGCCACCATTAAATTTGCACAGCAGAACAACATCCGCTTAGTGATTCGAAACACAGGCCATGACTACTACGGCAAGTCCTCGGGAACCGGAGGCCTGGCTCTCTGGACCCATTTTCTCAAGGACATCTCGCTCGTCAACTACAAGCAAAGCTACTACACCGGCAAGGCGCTCAAGGTTGGGGCTGGCGTCCAAAACTCTGAAGCACTAGCTTTTGCCCACAAGAATGGCCTAATAGTTGTTACTGGAGATGGCGGATCGGTTGGCTATGCAGGTGGTTACAGTCAGGGTGGTGGACATGGACCAGTGGCCAGCAAGTTTGGCATGGCCGCCGATCAGGTCCTCGAGTGGGAGGTCATTACTAGCACCGGCCAGCATCTTGTCGCTACTCCTTCTCAGAACACTGACCTTTACTGGGCTCTCtccggcggtggtggtggaacTTATGCTGCTGTTCTGTCCATGACCGTTCGAGCTTTCGCTGATATGCCAAGCTCTGCCGCTAATCTTACAATTACCAACCAGGGAATATCTGACGATGCTTTCTACGCAGCCGTCCAAACATTCCTCACGACGCTACCCAGCATTGTTGACACTGGTGCAACTGTTGTCTACCTGCTTGCCTATGGACTGTTCCTTGTACAGCCTATAAATGCTCCCGGTGTAAGCAAAGCACAGCTACAGACGCTTCTCAACCCTACGCTGAGCTATCTACAGAAGCAAAACATCCCTTACG ACTTCCACATTGACCAGTTCTCTACATTTCTGGATAGCTTCAACGCCTACAACCCTCCCCCCTAA
- a CDS encoding uncharacterized protein (EggNog:ENOG41~TransMembrane:5 (i152-169o223-243i264-285o291-308i320-337o)) — MRLSKAFQDLSSLTKSSKTLLFIISSFTMEKVQDIVYPNGRRQLTAFSAIFYIPYLIWEFTESNFPTFVIPNTTFGMLGALAASHLADGQAPSLWQLVQAFPMVIAFNWYNVLIFDLANQRSEESVKEDLINKPWRPIPSGKITGEQTRRSMLIAVPIALALNYYLGVWREGVFIQILTWLYNDLKGGDEVVRDLIISIAYGFFNHGSLQIALGAHTTVNQGGLTWIAIISGMILTTMQVQDLKDQDGDRTRGRLSIPLLLGERFSRVSIAVFVALWSCVCPLFWKLEIWAYTLPLAVGGAVAANVLLRQTVKADDQSWKMWCFWSMCLYSMPLFAAL, encoded by the coding sequence ATGAGGTTGTCAAAGGCCTTTCAAGATTTGTCCAGTTTGACCAAGTCATCAAAAACActgctcttcatcatcagctcctTCACAATGGAAAAAGTTCAGGATATCGTGTATCCCAATGGGAGACGCCAGCTTACCGCTTTTTCTGCAATCTTTTACATCCCGTACCTCATCTGGGAGTTTACAGAAAGTAACTTTCCAACATTCGTCATCCCAAACACGACGTTTGGCATGTTGGGCGCTTTGGCGGCCTCTCACCTTGCTGATGGACAAGCCCCTTCCCTCTGGCAACTAGTCCAAGCTTTCCCCATGGTCATTGCATTCAACTGGTACAATGTTCTCATCTTCGACCTTGCGAACCAACGATCGGAAGAATCTGTCAAGGAAGACTTGATCAACAAGCCGTGGCGGCCGATACCATCCGGCAAAATCACCGGAGAGCAGACCAGACGGTCAATGCTCATCGCGGTTCCGATTGCTCTCGCGCTCAACTACTATCTTGGCGTTTGGAGAGAGGGAGTCTTTATACAGATCCTTACGTGGCTCTACAACGACCTGAAAGGTGGAGACGAGGTCGTCAGAGACCTGATCATCTCCATTGCTTatggcttcttcaaccaCGGCTCACTGCAGATTGCGCTCGGGGCACATACGACTGTCAACCAGGGCGGATTGACATGGATAGCCATCATCAGCGGAATGATCCTTACCACCATGCAGGTGCAAGACCTCAAGGACCAGGACGGCGATCGAACACGGGGACGCTTATCCATAccgttgctgctgggcgAGAGGTTCTCGCGCGTTTCTATTGCTGTTTTTGTTGCTCTGTGGTCTTGCGTCTGCCCTTTGTTCTGGAAGCTCGAGATTTGGGCATATACTTTGCCGTTGGCAGTTGGAGGCGCCGTTGCTGCAAACGTGTTGCTGCGACAGACAGTCAAAGCGGATGACCAGTCTTGGAAGATGTGGTGCTTTTGGTCCATGTGTCTCTATTCAATGCCGCTGTTTGCTGCATTGTAA
- a CDS encoding uncharacterized protein (EggNog:ENOG41~CAZy:AA3) produces MSSYDYIIVGGGTAGLVLAARLTEDSSKRVLVLEAGEDLTADARLSVPAMWPTLLNTDADWKFKTVPQAGFNNREIAFPQGRLLGGSSALNGLSFTLSTKANVDAWAKLGNPGWDWASFSKSQAKSYTLTSGPAAGTSGSGPLQLSFPKDTDNQWPKIWQQTIAALGFSKDGNPYTDQVCGPIFVADAIHPATKTRSYAGNAYLEPARDRKNLTIVTKAAVDKIIFTKNGDAVTAEGVKYTKDGADLTATGTEIILTAGTINTPKILELSGVGDARLLTKLGIDVVIDNPNVGENLQNHPLCGLSFQALDSEETMDGLARQDPTALQAAMAAYGQQLGPFARSGTNAAAQLPFPGIQSAKGKAEVEKLIAEYIAPGSRGDTPFAEAQADFVRSVLTSTEEPSGYFMSFPGYASFNHDGTMAPPPPGTEKYFSIALMLTHPLSRGSVHIKSASPTSTELDIDPRYFSHPLDIEVLARHLRFIESIAKAEPLVSHLQVGGKRNTAAESAGNFLAAETGLEQAKDYLRQTAVGAHHFTGTCSMMAKELGGVVDSKLRLYGCPNLRIADASIIPLTPKANPQATVYGVAEHAASIIKGEV; encoded by the exons ATGTCCAGCTACGACTACATCATCGTTGGTGGCGGAACTGCAGGCCTAGTGCTCGCAGCACGTCTCACTGAAGACTCTTCAAAGCGggtccttgtccttgaggcAGGCGAGGATCTTACCGCGGATGCACGTCTGTCGGTTCCCGCCATGTGGCCGACGCTGCTGAATACCGACGCAGACTGGAAGTTCAAGACTGTCCCTCAG GCTGGCTTCAACAACCGTGAGATTGCCTTCCCTCAGGGCCGGCTCCTTGGTGGTTCAAGCGCTCTCAACGGCCTTTCGTTTACACTCTCCACCAAGGCCAATGTGGACGCCTGGGCCAAGCTTGGGAACCCCGGCTGGGACTGGGCCAGCTTTTCCAAGTCACAGGCTAAATCATACACCTTGACCTCCGGGCCGGCTGCAGGTACAAGTGGCTCTGGACCACTCCAGCTGAGCTTCCCAAAGGATACCGACAATCAGTGGCCCAAGATCTGGCAGCAGACCATAGCCGCCCTGGGATTCAGCAAGGACGGCAACCCCTACACCGATCAGGTCTGTGGGCCAATATTTGTGGCCGACGCCATTCACCCGGCCACAAAGACAAGGAGCTACGCTGGAAATGCGTATCTTGAGCCTGCTCGTGACCGAAAGAACCTTACCATTGTGACAAAAGCGGCCGTTGACAAGATTATATTCACCAAAAACGGCGATGCTGTCACAGCCGAGGGCGTCAAGTATACCAAGGATGGTGCAGATCTTACTGCTACCGGCACGGAGATTATCCTTACAGCGGGAACAATCAACACTCCCAAGATTCTTGAACTGTCAGGGGTTGGGGATGCACGCCTCTTGACGAAACTGGGCATTGACGTTGTCATTGACAATCCCAACGTTGGAGAGAACTTGCAGAACCACCCGTTATGCGGTCTTAGTTTCCAGGCCCTCGATAGTGAGGAGACAATGGACGGCCTTGCACGCCAAGATCCGACGGCTCTtcaagctgccatggccgctTATGGGCAGCAACTCGGACCGTTTGCAAGAAGCGGCACCAACGCCGCAGCTCAACTCCCGTTCCCGGGTATTCAGTCCGCCAAAGGCAAGGCTGAAGTTGAGAAGCTCATTGCAGAGTACATTGCCCCTGGCAGCCGCGGAGACACTCCCTTCGCGGAAGCCCAAGCCGACTTTGTGCGCTCGGTTCTCACTTCCACCGAGGAGCCTTCTGGCTACTTCATGTCGTTCCCTGGCTATGCGTCGTTCAACCACGATGGGACAATGGCACCTCCTCCACCGGGCACCGAGAAGTATTTCTCCATTGCCTTAATGCTGACGCACCCACTTTCACGCGGATCCGTCCATATCAAGTCTGCTTCGCCGACATCGACTGAGCTAGACATTGATCCTCGGTACTTTTCTCATCCGTTGGACATCGAGGTTCTTGCACGGCATCTCCGTTTCATTGAGtccatcgccaaagccgaGCCGTTGGTCAGCCACCTCCAAGTTGGTGGGAAGCGAAATACGGCTGCTGAATCCGCCGGAAACTTTCTGGCCGCGGAGACCGGCCTCGAACAAGCGAAGGATTACCTGCGTCAAACGGCAGTGGGCGCGCACCACTTTACTGGAACCTGCTCCATGATGGCTAAAGAGCTTGGGGGCGTGGTGGATTCCAAGCTCCGACTCTATGGATGTCCCAACCTGCGCATTGCCGACGCCAGCATCATCCCGCTGACGCCAAAGGCGAATCCTCAAGCGACTGTGTATGGTGTGGCCGAGCATGCGGCAAGCATCATCAAGGGCGAGGTCTAG
- a CDS encoding uncharacterized protein (EggNog:ENOG41~TransMembrane:3 (i12-32o38-57i69-91o)), which produces MEALELCRAHREALLVAVGVLSGIIIHVTIFIKSEWHLQAPHIFLQFCALYIAFPILANNLQDSLAGEIFHGLATWAYGYLAGLVASILVYRTILHPLTRAGYPGPWYAKVTKIWHVWAARNSKNHLVLDELHKKYGAFVRTGPAEITVFHPEVFMAVDGPRSECAKAEWYDIIHPSMSLVTTRYKPLHAARRREWNSGFTTKALLEHEAKILKYVDKLDQCIEADAKSGKITDMRNLLLWFGFDIMGEFVFSKSFGMLETQKWHHIIVRLQRALSLLGPMTPLPWLVHIAFDLAPRVSVLKDWFDIIAWCQSQMRDRLTNGSSNQSQDLAYYLMEKDAEDRDAFESDKFLWAAGDSLLAIVAGSEPTAVALIAVLCELGKHPEHTDQIYEELKDVDALDLKTLVNLPHLNAVIKESLRLHPALLTGGNRKTSDTGLTIGGRFIPPHTTIVAPRYTIGRLEDCFEQASEFIPERWTTRPEMVLNPAAYAPFGTGHHSCLGKTLALDTMKFVLARILKNYRFRPAPGDDSLSALETVRDQFTSNPGILKLQFEIRTGTT; this is translated from the exons ATGGAAGCACTTGAACTTTGTCGCGCCCACAGAGAAGCTCTTCTCGTTGCCGTGGGCGTTTTATCGGGCATCATTATTCAcgtcaccatcttcatcaagagTGAATGGCACCTCCAAGCCCCTCACATATTCCTTCAATTCTGTGCTCTATATATCGCATTCCCTATATTAGCAAACAATTTGCAAGACTCCCTGGCAGGAGAGATTTTTCACGGACTCGCAACCTGGGCCTATGGGTACTTGGCTGGCCTTGTGGCCAGCATTCTAGTGTATCGAACGATTCTACATCCATTGACCAGAGCTGGTTATCCGGGGCCTTGGTATGCAAAAGTTACTAAAATATGGCATGTTTGGGCAGCCAGAAACTCGAAAAATCATCTTgtgctggacgagctgcaCAAAAAGTATGGAGCATTTGTGAGGACAG GTCCAGCCGAGATCACGGTTTTCCATCCAGAGGTCTTCATGGCAGTTGATGGGCCACGCTCTGAGTGTGCCAAGGCGGAATGGTATGACATTATACACCCGAGCATGTCACTTGTCACAACGCGGTATAAACCACTCCATGCAGCACGTCGCCGCGAATGGAACAGCGGCTTTACAACAAAGG CACTTTTGGAGCATGAAGCCAAAATCCTCAAGTATGTCGATAAACTTGACCAGTGCATCGAGGCAGATGCCAAGTCGGGGAAAATCACAGACATGCGAAACCTACTTCTCTGGTTTGGCTTTGACATCATGGGCGAGTTTGTTTTCAGCAAATCCTTTGGCATGCTGGAGACCCAGAAATGGCACCACATCATTGTCCGTTTACAGCGCGCTCTGTCTCTGCTGGGCCCAATGACTCCATTGCCATGGCTCGTACATATCGCTTTCGATCTTGCCCCGCGGGTCAGTGTCCTGAAAGACTGGTTTGATATCATTGCATGGTGCCAGTCGCAAATGAGGGACAGACTCACAAATGGTAGTTCTAACCAGTCGCAAGATCTGGCGTACTACCTGATGGAGAAAGACGCCGAAGACCGAGATGCTTTTGAAAGCGACAAGTTTCTTTGGGCAGCAGGAGATAGCTTACTAGCTATTGTGGCTGGAAG CGAACCAACGGCAGTTGCTCTAATTGCTGTACTCTGTGAGCTCGGCAAGCACCCAGAGCACACAGATCAGATCTACGAAGAACTCAAGGATGTAGATGCTTTGGATCTCAAGACTCTCGTCAATCTTCCGCATCTCAACGCCGTTATAAAGGAGTCACTTCGTTTGCACCCCGCACTTCTAACAGGCGGCAATCGAAAGACGTCTGACACTGGCCTTACCATCGGTGGAAGGTTTATCCCCCCTCACACTACCATTGTTGCTCCCCGATACACAATTGGAAGAC TTGAGGACTGTTTTGAGCAGGCCTCGGAGTTTATCCCTGAGCGTTGGACCACTCGTCCCGAAATGGTTCTTAACCCGGCGGCCTATGCACCGTTTGGCACCGGCCACCACAGTTGCCTTGGGAAAACCCTGGCTTTGGATACCATGAAGTTCGTGTTGGCAAGGATCTTGAAGAACTATCGATTCCGACCTGCACCAGGGGATGATAGCCTGAGCGCCCTGGAAACGGTGAGAGATCAATTTACATCAAATCCAGGCATCTTGAAATTACAATTTGAGATAAGAACTGGTACTACATAG
- a CDS encoding uncharacterized protein (EggNog:ENOG41) — protein MQPPLPSATPTWRNDTYAAISPSKPELSASGKTVVITGAGTGIGRETAVAFAAAGAAHVALLGRNSDSLKQTASALPSSVTTSSHVVDVTQEDALAQVAKAIGKWDVLVLGAGYVSSPSTIAASDFKEFWQSFETNTKGTYASLHAFLPTANAAHASVVALTTGTTALPASMVPGLSAYMSSKLAQTKLIEFLALEHPNLFAATLHPGMVETGIFTKSGASADSLPMDKVQLPAHFTVWLTSPEASFLNGRSVWANWDVDELKAKKDAIQQSQLFTAGINGWPFAP, from the exons ATGCAGCCCCCATTGCCCTCTGCGACGCCGACTTGGCGCAACGATACGTATGCCGCTATTTCGCCCTCGAAGCCTGAGCTCAGCGCTTCCGGCAAGACCGTTGTCATCACCGGCGCA GGAACCGGTATTGGACGAGAAACCGCCGTGGCATTTGCAGCTGCCGGAGCTGCGCACGTTGCTCTGCTCGGACGAAACAGCGACTCGCTGAAGCAGACAGCCTCTGCGCTGCCCTCTTCCGTTACGACTTCGTCCCATGTGGTCGATGTCACACAGGAGGATGCTTTGGCTCAGGTGGCCAAGGCAATTGGCAAATGGGACGTGCTTGTCCTAGGCGCCGGCTACGTATCTTCGCCGTCTACTATCGCTGCCTCCGACTTTAAAGAGTTTTGGCAGAGTTTTGAG ACTAACACAAAGGGAACGTATGCATCGCTTCATGCCTTCTTGCCCACGGCCAACGCTGCCCATGCGTCGGTTGTGGCGCTGACCACGGGCACCACCGCCCTCCCAGCTTCCATGGTGCCGGGCCTATCCGCTTACATGTCTTCGAAACTCGCACAGACGAAGCTTATCGAGTTCTTGGCTCTCGAACACCCTAATCTATTTGCCGCGACCCTGCATCCGGGAATGGTCGAGACTGGAATCTTTACCAAGAGCGGTGCCTCGGCAGACAGCCTGCCGATGGACAAAG TCCAACTTCCGGCCCATTTTACTGTCTGGTTGACAAGCCCTGAAGCATCCTTCCTAAATGGTCGTTCGGTCTGGGCGAACTGGGATGTAGATGAgctcaaggcaaagaaagaCGCTATCCAACAGAGCCAGCTCTTTACTGCTGGCATCAACGGCTGGCCATTCGCTCCATAA
- a CDS encoding uncharacterized protein (EggNog:ENOG41~TransMembrane:7 (o49-71i83-104o124-149i161-181o201-226i238-257o277-301i)), producing MRWCWATRNEPGQRFFDPSKPTNKSTSSHPPRHAKPAAKMSAGKRGIDLLIWLCVFTVVCIIIISLRFWAATISRRRIFPDDAMIVFALANTIALEGVVIWAIFNGLGKHTGELNPYEFGVQFKLILASGVTWLLGTVFIKFSVLWLYTRVFSTKEFKRQAHIMMGVVGCYGIAFFVLFMTQCKPIDQQWNPHPGGSCRDLVIQELTSVSLNMVIDIIIVFLPLPVLWKLQLATRSKLVVSVMFSIGLITIGVMAWRLQFTIATLHDTDFVFNLYDIGLISLLELWLGVIAACIPTLGPLLKSYVKPVLTKLTSPSDRATRSQSGNASKVDSKTGLHSKKHYSQIEDGFDNGFNQMNGMELASVTTKIESGTAVKAMTDTRGVIYVQHEIEAK from the exons ATGCGATGGTGTTGGGCCACGAGGAATGAACCCGGCCAACGCTTCTTTGACCCCTCAAAACCAACCAACAAGTCCACCTCATCGCATCCACCGCGCCACGCGAAGCCAGCTGCGAAAATGTCTGCTGGCAAGAGAGGGATTGACCTCTTGATATGGCTGTGCGTGTTCACGGTGGTGTGCATAATCATCATATCGCTGCGCTTCTGGGCGGCGACGATTTCTAGGCGCAGAATATTTCCTGACGATGCCATGATTGTGTTTGCTCTT GCCAACACCATTGCATTGGAAGGAGTAGTCATTTGGGCCATCTTCAATGGGCTAGGCAAGCACACGGGCGAACTTAATCCATACGAGTTCGGAGTTCAGTTCAAG CTTATCCTCGCGAGTGGAGTAACATGGCTTCTCGGAACGGTCTTCATCAAATTCTCGGTTCTCTGGTTGTATACGAGAGTCTTTAGCACAAAAGAGTTCAAGCGGCAGGCGCATATCATGATGGGGGTTGTTGGCTGCTACGGCATCGCCtttttcgtcctcttcatgACTCAGTGTAAACCGATCGATCAGCAATGGAACCCGCATCCGGGAGGATCATGCCGAGATCTCGTTATCCAAGAGCTGACCTCGGTGTCGCTAAATATGGTTATCGACATTATAATCGTATTTCTACCTCTACCGGTCCTATGGAAACTTCAGCTGGCGACGCGATCGAAATTGGTGGTCTCTGTCATGTTTAGCATCGGTCTCAT CACGATTGGTGTTATGGCGTGGCGACTACAATTCACCATTGCAACTCTCCACGACACCGACTTTGTCTTCAATCTCTACGACATTGGACTGATCAGTCTTCTCGAACTATGGCTCGGAGTAATTGCTGCTTGTATTCCTACCCTTGGACCGCTTCTCAAAAGCTACGTCAAGCCGGTTCTCACCAAATTAACGAGCCCATCCGATCGAGCTACGCGCAGCCAGAGTGGAAACGCATCCAAAGTTGATAGTAAGACTGGCCTTCACAGCAAAAAGCATTACAGCCAGATTGAAGATGGTTTCGATAACGGGTTTAACCAGATGAACGGAATGGAGCTCGCATCCGTAACTACGAAGATCGAATCTGGGACGGCAGTCAAAGCTATGACAGACACGCGGGGCGTGATTTATGTCCAACATGAAATCGAAGCAAAATAA
- a CDS encoding uncharacterized protein (EggNog:ENOG41), translated as MSNCEVCNDLKQKRSGMRLAIEFTSNELEHAALVKKCRFCSIILQGVVLMQDETWSVMTDTSTINAYAFSGDTLFLEISFLKEKPRLVLEFFSDVACPDPMMRKAIWPRPTPSGHPLSKRAIEWVKTKMDQCSNDHICHSLEPTPLPDRVLSFKASLDGKITICVSEQKRKLGKYATLSHRWGLNHNFITTIANLSDRKKGISWNELPKMFQDAVRFCLELDISYLWIDALCIVQDDPRDWEIQSAKMADIYHLSWLTLAATWSDCNSTGCFSNQPAEYVEHSLDFTNLTQDTCRLKVRRKLSHWATNPTAIPTQDNPLLSRAWVFQERVLSPRVLHFCLQEMIWECCEHTICECGGLSNNLTLKSLFALATELKVSNLQAGNESGRSSREEAVQSVIARVNEQQSAGRLDADFDEIDDQFKARERRLETSREIALQTHNSKVKEAFVPVKQWHDIVEHYSKLNLTKRTDRLPALSGLAHRMAPFLGAYYAGLWRSSLFLDLAWRADRTSDYRSQEYIGPSWSWVSVNIGVRYSNMEDIWLLSRQSFVRNTDRHRRESSYRRPIIRSVQATAKGKNYYGEISSAVLVVLGLLRPAHLVEQYFLPPTDMATFELEIELSPASSCKVPSVRLPFSADYILKGRIGGKPRKLYLFALFPRVCLVLSKTRQRRGELNVYKRVGIVQLTEQLESRYGIDWLEGAQYREIMII; from the exons ATGTCGAACTGTGAAGTTTGCAATGATCTCAAACAGAAGAGATCGGGGATGAGGCTTGCCATCGAATTCACTTCAAACGAGTTAGAGCATGCAGCGCTTGTCAAAAAATGCCGGTTCTGTTCCATTATATTACAGGGAGTCGTTCTAATGCAAGATGAGACTTGGTCGGTGATGACAGATACCTCTACCATCAATGCTTATGCCTTCTCCGGAGATACACTCTTCCTAGAGATCTCATTCCTCAAGGAAAAGCCGAGGCTCGTGTTGGAGTTTTTCAGCGATGTAGCTT GCCCAGATCCGATGATGAGGAAAGCAATTTGGCCAAGACCGACCCCCAGTGGCCACCCCCTATCCAAACGAGCAATAGAATGGGTGAAAACAAAAATGGACCAGTGTAGCAATGATCACATCTGTCATTCTTTGGAGCCTACTCCATTACCAGACAGGGTTCTCTCATTCAAAGCTTCTCTTGACGGCAAGATCACGATCTGCGTCAGcgaacaaaagagaaaactgGGCAAATACGCTACTCTCAGTCACCGTTGGGGCTTGAATCACAACTTTATCACCACGATCGCGAACTTAAGCGATAGAAAAAAGGGAATATCGTGGAACGAGCTTCCTAAGATGTTCCAGGATGCTGTTCGATTCTGTTTGGAGCTCGATATATCCTACCTCTGGATTGACGCGCTTTGCATCGTTCAAGACGATCCGAGAGATTGGGAGATACAATCCGCAAAAATGGCTGACATTTACCATCTTTCGTGGCTCACACTGGCTGCAACTTGGTCCGATTGCAACTCAACTGGGTGTTTCTCAAATCAGCCAGCTGAATATGTCGAGCACTCATTGGACTTTACAAACTTGACTCAAGACACCTGCAGGCTAAAAGTTCGCCGTAAGCTTTCGCATTGGGCCACCAATCCAACAGCGATACCAACGCAGGATAACCCGCTGCTCTCCAGAGCCTGGGTATTTCAGGAACGAGTGCTGTCGCCAAGAGTCCTTCACTTTTGCCTACAAGAGATGATTTGGGAATGTTGTGAACATACAATTTGCGAATGCGGCGGGTTATCGAACAATCTGACTTTGAAGTCATTATTCGCGCTTGCAACAGAACTGAAAGTTAGCAATTTACAAGCCGGAAATGAAAGTGGAAGATCAAGCAGAGAGGAGGCTGTACAGTCGGTGATAGCACGTGTGAATGAGCAACAATCGGCTGGAAGACTCGATGCTGATTTTGACGAGATCGATGATCAATTTAAGGCTCGAGAACGGAGACTCGAAACATCAAGGGAGATTGCCTTACAGACTCACAATTCAAAAGTGAAAGAAGCATTTGTGCCCGTCAAACAGTGGCATGACATTGTTGAGCACTACTCTAAGCTGAATTTGACGAAACGGACTGATCGCCTCCCAGCGCTATCAGGCCTTGCACATCGCATGGCTCCTTTCCTCGGCGCTTATTATGCAGGGCTATGGAGGTCATCCCTATTTCTTGATCTGGCCTGGAGAGCTGACAGAACCTCAGATTATCGCTCTCAGGAATATATAGGCCCTTCCTGGTCCTGGGTATCTGTGAATATAGGGGTTCGATATTCCAACATGGAGGACATTTGGCTTTTATCTAGACAGAGTTTCGTCCGTAATACCGACCGTCACCGGCGCGAGTCATCGTACAGACGGCCAATTATTCGATCTGTTCAGGCTACGGCTAAGGGGAAGAACTACTATGGCGAGATTTCCTCTGCCGTTTTGGTCGTTTTGGGTCTTCTGCGCCCGGCTCACCTGGTCGAACAATACTTCCTGCCACCTACGGACATGGCCACATTTGAACTTGAGATAGAGCTTTccccagcttcttcatgcaAAGTACCGTCCGTAAGGTTACCGTTTTCAGCAGATTACATTCTCAAAGGTCGAATTGGTGGCAAGCCAAGAAAACTCTATCTCTTTGCACTCTTCCCAAGGGtatgtcttgtcttgtcgAAGACGCGTCAGCGGAGAGGAGAGTTGAATGTTTATAAGCGCGTCGGTATTGTTCAGTTAACTGAGCAGCTTGAATCAAGGTATGGGATTGACTGGTTAGAAGGAGCGCAGTACCGTGAGATCATGATAATTTAG